The Corynebacterium camporealensis genome contains a region encoding:
- a CDS encoding ABC transporter permease: protein MGEFLAQRWQDVAFRAYQHTSLVLQSVLIAFVIALVIAVFVAQRPRAAALANSLSSIGLTLPALALLGLAIPLFGIGTVPSVFIVVFYAVLPILRNAIVGLQGVDDAIIESAKGQGMSAAAILFRVRLPLAWPVIMTGIRVSTQMAMGIAAIAAYALGPGLGGYIYSGLSQIGGANAINFALVGTIGVVIIALVVDVILAGIQKLTTPKGLTA from the coding sequence ATGGGAGAATTCCTCGCCCAGCGATGGCAAGACGTCGCGTTCCGGGCCTATCAGCACACCAGCCTTGTTCTGCAGTCGGTCCTGATTGCCTTTGTGATCGCATTGGTCATTGCGGTCTTTGTGGCACAGCGACCACGAGCTGCGGCACTGGCTAACTCGTTATCGTCAATCGGATTGACCCTGCCAGCACTGGCGCTTTTGGGTTTGGCTATTCCTTTGTTCGGCATCGGTACGGTGCCTTCGGTATTCATTGTGGTCTTCTACGCGGTGTTGCCTATTTTGCGTAATGCGATTGTGGGATTACAGGGCGTCGACGATGCGATTATTGAATCTGCGAAAGGTCAAGGCATGTCCGCAGCAGCCATTTTGTTCCGCGTGCGGCTCCCCCTGGCATGGCCGGTGATCATGACTGGTATTCGCGTCTCCACACAGATGGCCATGGGTATCGCAGCGATTGCGGCTTACGCACTCGGCCCGGGCTTGGGCGGATACATCTATTCCGGTCTTAGCCAGATTGGTGGCGCTAACGCTATTAACTTTGCCCTGGTGGGAACCATCGGCGTGGTGATCATCGCCCTCGTCGTGGACGTGATTCTCGCCGGCATTCAAAAACTCACCACCCCGAAGGGACTCACCGCATGA
- a CDS encoding ABC transporter ATP-binding protein → MSNEQKNNQSGAEIVFEGVTKAYPGQDEPAVDNLNLTIPAGELVAFVGPSGCGKTTSLKMINRLVEPSGGKILINGEDVTKKNPTELRRDIGYVIQGGGLLPHMSVADNIALVPKMKKWDEKKITKRTDELLDMVGLDPSIYRDRYPRELSGGQQQRVGVARGLAADPPVVLMDEPFGAVDPITRARLQDELVSIQSELGKTIVCVTHDIDEAMKLGHRILIFEPGAKISQYDAPENVLANPANSFVEDFIGSGSALKQLNLRRVSEMELIQPPRAYIGEDAAEVAKRVREAGEDSVVILDDHDRPHEWYGLRQVERMDTIQEPNVDLVSVVGARSSLSDAMSAMLASAHGGALVTSRGKFIGVLPYDTVNGYIRQFNEEAADSGEV, encoded by the coding sequence ATGAGCAACGAACAAAAGAACAACCAGTCGGGGGCAGAGATCGTCTTCGAAGGCGTGACTAAGGCTTACCCCGGTCAGGACGAACCGGCGGTGGATAACCTCAATCTGACTATTCCGGCAGGCGAGCTCGTCGCTTTCGTCGGTCCGTCGGGCTGTGGCAAGACCACTTCACTGAAGATGATTAACCGCCTGGTCGAGCCCAGTGGCGGCAAGATTCTTATCAACGGCGAAGACGTCACCAAGAAGAACCCGACGGAGCTGCGCCGCGATATCGGCTACGTAATTCAGGGCGGTGGCCTGCTGCCGCACATGTCGGTTGCCGACAACATCGCGCTCGTTCCCAAGATGAAGAAGTGGGACGAGAAAAAGATCACCAAGCGCACTGATGAGCTGCTGGACATGGTCGGTCTGGATCCGTCGATTTACCGCGACCGCTACCCGCGTGAGCTCTCCGGTGGTCAGCAGCAGCGCGTCGGCGTGGCACGTGGTCTGGCAGCCGACCCGCCGGTCGTGCTCATGGACGAGCCTTTCGGCGCGGTCGACCCGATTACCCGCGCCCGTTTGCAGGATGAGCTGGTCTCTATTCAGTCGGAGCTCGGCAAGACTATCGTCTGCGTAACCCACGACATCGACGAGGCTATGAAGCTCGGCCACCGCATCCTGATTTTCGAACCAGGTGCCAAGATCAGCCAGTACGACGCCCCAGAAAACGTCCTGGCCAACCCGGCGAACAGTTTCGTGGAGGACTTCATCGGTTCCGGTTCCGCACTCAAGCAGCTGAACCTGCGTCGCGTATCCGAGATGGAGCTGATTCAGCCGCCGCGGGCCTACATTGGTGAGGATGCTGCGGAAGTCGCAAAGCGTGTGCGTGAGGCAGGGGAGGATTCCGTGGTCATCCTGGACGACCACGACCGCCCGCACGAGTGGTACGGCCTGCGCCAGGTCGAGCGCATGGATACCATCCAGGAGCCGAACGTCGACCTGGTCTCGGTGGTCGGTGCACGTTCCTCGCTTTCCGATGCCATGTCGGCCATGCTTGCATCCGCCCACGGCGGCGCACTGGTCACCAGCCGCGGCAAGTTCATTGGCGTGCTGCCTTATGACACCGTCAATGGCTACATTCGCCAGTTCAATGAGGAGGCGGCTGATAGTGGAGAAGTTTAA
- a CDS encoding ABC transporter permease codes for MEKFKALKGENRYLIIGIPILVIVAVVGWLIWNANAAHDDIEARTLALNNVLVMTGEHLYVVIISAILVILTAVPLGVILTRPATKSLSPIVVGIANIGQAAPVIGVIVLLAIWLGFGETVAIAGLWFYAFLPVLANVIAGLRGVDSDLVEASRGLSMSPMQVLFKVELPLALPVIMTGIRTALVLLVGAGAFATFIDAGGLGGLITAGITLYRNSILISGALLIAALALAVEWIGRVLEVALTPKGMLS; via the coding sequence GTGGAGAAGTTTAAAGCGCTCAAAGGCGAAAATCGCTACCTCATCATTGGTATTCCGATCCTGGTCATCGTTGCGGTTGTTGGTTGGCTGATCTGGAATGCGAATGCAGCTCACGATGACATCGAGGCCCGCACCCTGGCATTAAATAACGTGCTGGTCATGACGGGTGAACACCTCTACGTGGTCATTATTTCTGCGATTTTGGTGATTCTCACCGCGGTACCGCTCGGCGTGATTTTGACGCGTCCGGCGACTAAGTCCTTAAGCCCCATCGTCGTCGGTATTGCCAATATTGGTCAGGCCGCCCCGGTCATCGGTGTTATCGTCTTGCTGGCTATCTGGCTCGGCTTTGGCGAAACCGTCGCGATTGCGGGCCTGTGGTTCTACGCTTTCTTGCCGGTACTGGCCAACGTCATTGCTGGCCTGCGTGGTGTGGACTCGGACCTCGTCGAAGCCTCCCGCGGTCTCTCGATGTCCCCGATGCAAGTCCTCTTCAAAGTCGAACTGCCCCTAGCCCTGCCCGTCATCATGACTGGTATCCGTACCGCCTTAGTGCTGCTGGTCGGCGCTGGTGCCTTTGCCACCTTTATTGACGCCGGCGGTCTCGGCGGACTGATTACCGCAGGTATCACGCTGTATCGCAACTCGATTCTGATTTCCGGCGCACTGCTCATTGCCGCCCTCGCCCTCGCAGTCGAGTGGATTGGTCGCGTCTTAGAGGTCGCACTCACCCCGAAGGGGATGTTGTCATGA
- a CDS encoding glycine betaine ABC transporter substrate-binding protein produces the protein MKKLIATLTIAASSVLAGCGLGTAGGYVPTGELRGEMEGVDLDGATLAVGSKNFTEHIILGKMYAIMLRSAGANVQDLTNIPGSSSARQALETGDINVMPEYTGTAWITYLGEDEPVAGEEEQFRAVAEADKEHGLTWLPPAPMNNTYALGATAETTEEYGITSVDDIHNVPEEEQTFCADAEVIARNDGLMTLLDSYGLPTPPRERLKQMDSGAVYAGIANGECTFGTVFATDGRIPALNLTVLEDPEEFFPKYNLSPVVRTEVFEEYPQLEELFAPLNDVLTDERMQELNARVDVDGEDYTQVARDFLIEEGWLEI, from the coding sequence ATGAAAAAGCTCATCGCAACTTTGACCATCGCCGCCTCCAGTGTTCTGGCCGGCTGTGGCCTGGGAACCGCGGGTGGTTATGTCCCTACCGGCGAACTGCGCGGCGAAATGGAAGGCGTTGATCTCGATGGCGCCACGCTTGCCGTAGGCTCGAAGAACTTCACCGAGCACATCATCTTGGGCAAGATGTACGCCATCATGCTGCGGTCTGCCGGTGCGAATGTGCAGGATTTGACCAATATTCCGGGTTCGTCGTCGGCTCGTCAAGCACTCGAAACCGGGGATATCAACGTCATGCCGGAATACACCGGTACCGCCTGGATTACCTATCTCGGCGAGGACGAACCAGTAGCCGGTGAAGAAGAACAATTCCGCGCCGTCGCAGAAGCCGACAAAGAACACGGACTGACCTGGCTGCCTCCCGCGCCAATGAACAACACCTACGCTCTTGGTGCGACCGCCGAAACCACGGAAGAGTACGGCATCACCAGCGTCGACGACATCCACAACGTCCCCGAAGAAGAGCAAACCTTTTGTGCGGATGCTGAGGTAATCGCGCGTAACGACGGCCTGATGACCTTGCTGGACAGCTATGGGCTTCCTACACCGCCACGTGAGCGACTTAAGCAGATGGACAGCGGCGCGGTCTACGCCGGTATCGCTAACGGTGAATGCACCTTCGGTACGGTATTTGCTACTGACGGCCGCATCCCCGCGCTGAACCTGACCGTGCTGGAAGACCCGGAGGAGTTCTTCCCCAAGTACAACCTATCCCCGGTCGTGCGCACCGAGGTCTTCGAGGAGTACCCACAGCTGGAAGAACTTTTTGCACCGCTTAACGATGTCCTCACCGACGAACGCATGCAAGAACTCAACGCCCGCGTCGACGTCGACGGCGAAGACTACACCCAAGTCGCCCGCGACTTCCTTATCGAAGAAGGCTGGCTAGAAATCTAA
- a CDS encoding amidohydrolase, producing MNFDLIIRNVHLPEGLRDIAVWAGRIVAITPPGEMSLATGEYDAGGAWAFPGFNDVHSHSVWFGETLMEIDVSSATRCADVYDAISAGMSNEHWGIASGFLPSALSDGPLDIEILDQISDGHPLLIKHNSGHAITVNTQALELAGIGAYPTTTIPGGTINTDANGKATGVLDENAMRPINELLEPKSEAHLVEALTRASQVYASQGLTSITDAGIAGGWIGHSPLELAAYQRAREEEALLHRTQVMITFDVLHPVNHHADDPAAFTMDAGLRTGLGDDRLQIGPAKIFTDGSFSSETAALHEDYCHCAGNSGYFQRDPELMQAEALQAAAGGWSLAMHALGDAAIDLALDTITKANATFGRPRIPHRIEHGGICSDEQLQRMADEGIALATQPRFLPTFGDHQARILGKDRYRIAYPAARVLNAGGILPGSSDRPVADGHPLKVMESFVQRLSATGQCYSPDDRLTIAQAIDAYTVGSAAATGWAGVKGRIEPGYLADIVLLDRNLLDQAPDEIANAEVLATIRGGEFIFKK from the coding sequence ATGAACTTCGACCTGATTATCCGAAATGTGCATCTGCCCGAGGGCCTGCGGGATATCGCGGTGTGGGCTGGTCGTATCGTGGCGATTACCCCGCCGGGTGAGATGTCCTTGGCCACGGGGGAATACGACGCGGGCGGAGCCTGGGCTTTCCCGGGCTTTAATGATGTGCACTCGCATTCGGTCTGGTTCGGCGAGACGCTCATGGAAATCGACGTCAGCAGCGCGACGCGCTGCGCGGATGTCTACGATGCCATTTCTGCAGGCATGTCCAATGAGCACTGGGGGATTGCCTCGGGCTTTTTGCCCTCTGCGCTTTCCGATGGCCCCCTCGACATCGAGATCCTCGACCAGATTTCCGACGGCCATCCTTTGCTCATCAAGCACAACTCCGGCCATGCCATTACGGTGAACACCCAGGCACTTGAGCTCGCCGGAATTGGCGCCTACCCCACCACGACGATTCCCGGCGGCACCATCAACACCGATGCCAACGGCAAGGCCACTGGCGTGCTCGATGAGAACGCCATGCGCCCTATCAATGAGCTGCTGGAGCCCAAAAGCGAAGCTCATCTGGTCGAAGCACTTACGCGTGCCTCACAGGTCTACGCCAGCCAGGGTTTGACCTCTATTACCGATGCCGGAATCGCCGGCGGTTGGATTGGCCACAGCCCTCTCGAGCTGGCCGCCTACCAGCGCGCCCGCGAGGAGGAAGCCCTGCTGCACCGCACGCAGGTCATGATTACTTTCGACGTCCTCCACCCCGTCAATCACCACGCCGACGATCCCGCAGCCTTCACCATGGATGCGGGTCTGCGCACCGGGCTTGGCGATGACCGCCTCCAAATCGGCCCCGCCAAAATCTTTACCGACGGCTCTTTCTCTTCCGAAACCGCCGCCTTGCACGAGGACTACTGCCACTGCGCGGGCAACTCCGGCTATTTCCAGCGCGATCCTGAGCTCATGCAGGCCGAAGCCCTCCAAGCCGCGGCCGGCGGTTGGTCCCTGGCTATGCACGCACTTGGCGATGCCGCCATCGACCTCGCCCTCGACACCATCACCAAAGCCAATGCCACCTTTGGCCGTCCCCGCATCCCGCATCGCATCGAACACGGCGGCATCTGCTCCGACGAACAACTCCAGCGCATGGCCGACGAAGGAATTGCGCTTGCCACCCAACCGCGTTTCCTGCCGACCTTCGGCGATCACCAGGCACGTATCCTCGGCAAGGATCGCTACCGCATCGCTTACCCTGCTGCCCGCGTGCTCAACGCCGGTGGCATTCTGCCCGGCAGCTCCGATCGCCCAGTTGCAGATGGCCACCCACTCAAGGTCATGGAATCCTTCGTCCAGCGACTCAGCGCTACCGGCCAGTGCTACTCCCCCGATGACCGCCTGACCATCGCCCAAGCCATCGACGCCTATACCGTCGGCTCCGCCGCCGCCACCGGCTGGGCCGGCGTCAAGGGGCGTATCGAACCCGGTTACCTTGCCGACATCGTGCTGCTCGACCGCAACCTGCTTGACCAAGCACCCGACGAAATCGCCAACGCAGAAGTGCTTGCCACCATCCGCGGCGGCGAGTTCATCTTCAAAAAATAA
- a CDS encoding NAD-dependent succinate-semialdehyde dehydrogenase, producing MTVSISELLEKVPTKLLIGGKWVDSSSDETFDVENPATGEVIATLASANSDDAKAALDAACDVQDDWAQTSPRDRAELLRRGFELVHERAEEFAALMTLEMGKPLAESRGEVTYGAEYLRWFSEETVRDYGRSLTAPEGTLRMITRRKPVGPCLLITPWNFPLAMATRKIAPAIAAGCVMVVKPAKLTPLTTQYFAQTMIDAGVPAGVINVVAGSSASAISEPLMADSRLRKVSFTGSTPVGKTLLKAAADNVLRTSMELGGNAPFIVFEDADIDQAVEGAMGAKMRNIGEACTAANRFIVHESVAEEFGRKFAEKIAALNVGNGLDETVTCGPLVEQKALDNITSLVDDAVDKGATVLTGGKALDKDGYFYAPTVLSDVPRSARVAQEEIFGPVAPILTFKDEAEAIRIANDTEYGLASYVFTENSDRLWRLSDGLEFGLMGFNAGVISNAAAPFGGVKQSGMGCEGGAEGLDEYTSVQYLALRDPYA from the coding sequence ATGACCGTCAGCATTTCTGAACTGCTCGAGAAGGTACCTACCAAGCTGCTTATTGGTGGCAAGTGGGTGGACTCGTCTTCTGATGAGACCTTCGATGTAGAAAACCCGGCGACTGGTGAAGTCATCGCTACGCTGGCTTCTGCTAACTCCGATGATGCCAAGGCTGCTCTGGATGCTGCCTGCGATGTCCAGGACGATTGGGCACAGACCTCCCCGCGCGACCGTGCGGAGCTGCTGCGCCGTGGCTTTGAGCTCGTACACGAGCGTGCCGAAGAATTCGCTGCCCTGATGACCCTGGAGATGGGCAAGCCACTGGCTGAGTCCCGTGGTGAGGTCACCTACGGTGCGGAGTACCTGCGCTGGTTTAGCGAGGAGACCGTACGCGATTACGGTCGCTCCCTAACCGCGCCGGAGGGTACTCTGCGCATGATTACCCGTCGTAAGCCGGTTGGTCCGTGCCTGCTGATTACCCCGTGGAACTTCCCACTGGCGATGGCTACCCGCAAGATTGCTCCGGCGATTGCTGCTGGTTGTGTCATGGTGGTCAAGCCAGCGAAGCTCACTCCGCTGACTACTCAGTACTTCGCACAGACCATGATTGATGCTGGCGTTCCAGCTGGTGTTATCAACGTGGTTGCTGGTTCTTCTGCCTCTGCGATTTCTGAGCCGCTCATGGCAGACTCCCGCCTGCGCAAGGTCTCCTTTACCGGCTCCACCCCAGTGGGCAAGACCCTGCTCAAGGCTGCTGCCGATAACGTGCTGCGTACCTCGATGGAACTGGGCGGCAACGCGCCGTTCATCGTCTTTGAAGATGCCGACATCGACCAGGCAGTCGAAGGTGCCATGGGTGCCAAGATGCGCAACATTGGTGAAGCCTGCACCGCAGCGAACCGCTTCATCGTCCACGAGTCTGTCGCCGAGGAGTTCGGCCGCAAGTTCGCCGAGAAGATTGCTGCGCTGAATGTCGGCAATGGCCTTGATGAGACTGTCACCTGCGGTCCGCTGGTTGAGCAGAAGGCACTCGATAACATCACCTCGCTTGTCGATGACGCCGTCGACAAGGGTGCCACCGTCCTCACCGGCGGCAAGGCCCTGGACAAGGATGGCTACTTCTACGCACCGACTGTGCTTTCCGATGTCCCCCGCAGCGCCCGTGTCGCCCAGGAAGAAATCTTCGGCCCAGTTGCACCGATTCTTACCTTTAAGGACGAGGCAGAAGCAATCCGCATCGCCAACGACACCGAATACGGCCTGGCTTCTTACGTCTTCACGGAGAACTCCGATCGCCTCTGGCGTCTGTCCGACGGCCTGGAGTTTGGCCTCATGGGCTTTAACGCCGGCGTTATCTCCAATGCCGCTGCACCGTTTGGTGGCGTGAAGCAGTCCGGTATGGGCTGCGAAGGTGGTGCCGAGGGCCTGGACGAGTACACCAGCGTGCAGTACCTCGCCCTGCGCGACCCCTACGCCTAA
- a CDS encoding membrane protein yields MSQDLADNEGIGKESPHWKAGPFQIRLPFVHYRIEWPDYAQGLFMCVVDLGAIPLMTQALGMPFEVALAVVILNGLLYLIHHLLGDPVVPGWITPAIPLLIVYVESFEEGPERVWALISFQLMLGIFSITLGLTGLASKVVRVIPSGLRAGIVLGAGIAAIFSVFGDEGHFHNFPVSIAVGAAIAFFLMYSKLFAKLRQSNAGWRFIASLGILPAIFVAIFVAPLAGEAPWPDIEMGFSNPDFVTLWNEYTVFGLGFPPAMMFLTAIPTVLAAYIVVFGDVLQANAVLKEADHVRTDEAVVYSPSRAHLLFGGRNMLMSIIGPDIAMCGPLWAAMHVVIVERYKQGKRAMRSIFGGAGSFRWGTNTGLLLLPIITFVEPILNVGLALTLIIQGFVSVRVGIMEAKNQKDLGIAGVTAAVLAAQGATWGFAAGLIMVAVVYGRDFFRDERDGTIRSFDEIDPNEGFADATEDFTKLAELNEVDEHGRPIDPNAPKPDSNEK; encoded by the coding sequence ATGTCTCAAGATCTCGCTGATAACGAGGGCATCGGCAAAGAGTCACCGCACTGGAAGGCCGGTCCCTTCCAGATTCGACTGCCCTTCGTGCACTACCGCATTGAGTGGCCTGACTACGCACAAGGTCTGTTCATGTGCGTGGTCGACCTCGGTGCTATCCCGCTGATGACCCAGGCATTGGGCATGCCTTTCGAGGTCGCCCTGGCTGTCGTTATTCTCAACGGCCTGCTCTACCTGATTCACCACCTGCTGGGCGACCCGGTAGTTCCGGGCTGGATTACCCCGGCTATTCCGCTGCTGATTGTCTACGTCGAAAGCTTCGAGGAGGGCCCAGAAAGAGTCTGGGCGCTGATTAGTTTCCAGCTGATGTTAGGAATATTCTCCATCACGCTGGGTCTTACCGGACTGGCCTCCAAGGTCGTCCGGGTTATCCCCTCTGGCCTGCGCGCGGGCATCGTGCTTGGTGCTGGTATCGCCGCTATCTTCTCTGTGTTTGGCGACGAAGGCCACTTCCACAACTTCCCTGTCTCCATTGCCGTCGGCGCAGCAATCGCCTTCTTCTTGATGTACTCGAAGCTGTTTGCGAAGTTGCGCCAAAGCAACGCCGGCTGGCGCTTCATCGCCTCCCTGGGCATTCTGCCGGCCATCTTCGTGGCCATCTTCGTCGCCCCGCTGGCAGGCGAAGCACCGTGGCCGGATATCGAGATGGGCTTCTCCAACCCAGACTTTGTCACCTTGTGGAATGAGTACACCGTCTTCGGACTGGGCTTCCCACCGGCAATGATGTTCCTGACCGCCATCCCGACTGTGCTGGCGGCCTACATCGTGGTCTTCGGTGACGTCCTGCAGGCCAACGCCGTTCTGAAAGAAGCTGACCACGTGCGTACCGACGAGGCCGTGGTCTACTCCCCATCCCGCGCTCACCTGCTCTTCGGTGGCCGCAACATGCTGATGTCGATCATCGGCCCGGACATCGCAATGTGTGGTCCGCTGTGGGCTGCAATGCACGTCGTGATTGTCGAGCGCTACAAGCAGGGCAAGCGCGCCATGCGCTCCATCTTCGGTGGCGCTGGTTCTTTCCGCTGGGGCACCAACACCGGCCTGCTCCTCCTACCGATCATCACCTTCGTCGAACCGATTCTGAACGTCGGCCTAGCACTCACACTGATCATCCAAGGCTTCGTGTCAGTCCGCGTCGGCATCATGGAAGCAAAGAACCAAAAAGACCTCGGTATCGCTGGTGTGACCGCCGCCGTGCTGGCCGCCCAGGGCGCAACCTGGGGCTTCGCCGCGGGTCTCATCATGGTCGCTGTGGTCTACGGCCGCGACTTCTTCCGCGATGAACGCGACGGCACCATCCGTTCTTTCGACGAAATCGACCCGAACGAAGGCTTTGCCGATGCCACGGAAGACTTCACCAAGCTCGCTGAGCTCAACGAAGTCGATGAGCACGGCCGCCCCATCGACCCCAATGCCCCGAAACCCGATTCCAACGAGAAATAA
- a CDS encoding alcohol dehydrogenase catalytic domain-containing protein, with product MSESLKIRGAVLERAAAPRPYAESQPISISELDLSAPGEGELLVKMTAAGLCHSDLSVVNNNRPRPLPMLLGHEAAGIVEKVGPGVTRVKEGDNVVMTFLPRCGECDGCKTNGKMPCEVGTKSNNEGSLISGSRHLTREGETIQHHIGVSGFATHAVVSELSVVPVGKDVPADIAAIFGCAILTGGGAIINEVKPGPEDSVAVVGLGGVGMSAIITAKALGVKEIVGIDMQQDKLDKALELGATSVMTSPEAEESGKRFNAVVEAAGHPKALETAYKITGPGGLTVTVGLPAPGSITGIDPLTMTSEARRVHGSYLGSSIPTEDIPRYEQLWREGKLNAEGLISSHIKLEDINEAMDNLEDGLALRQIIEFD from the coding sequence ATGTCTGAGTCTCTCAAGATCCGCGGCGCAGTCCTGGAACGCGCAGCGGCACCCCGCCCCTACGCAGAATCTCAGCCGATCAGCATCAGCGAGCTCGACCTTTCCGCCCCTGGCGAGGGTGAGCTGCTGGTCAAGATGACCGCTGCTGGTCTCTGCCACTCTGACCTTTCCGTGGTCAACAACAACCGCCCGCGTCCGCTGCCGATGCTGCTTGGCCATGAGGCAGCAGGCATCGTCGAAAAGGTCGGCCCGGGTGTGACCCGCGTAAAGGAGGGCGACAATGTCGTGATGACCTTCCTGCCGCGTTGTGGTGAGTGCGATGGTTGTAAGACCAACGGCAAGATGCCCTGTGAGGTTGGCACCAAGTCCAACAACGAGGGTTCGCTGATTAGCGGTTCCCGCCACCTCACCCGTGAAGGCGAGACCATCCAGCACCACATTGGTGTCTCCGGCTTTGCTACCCACGCTGTGGTTTCTGAGCTTTCCGTCGTGCCGGTGGGCAAGGATGTTCCTGCCGATATCGCTGCTATCTTCGGCTGCGCGATTTTGACCGGTGGCGGTGCAATCATCAACGAGGTCAAGCCGGGTCCGGAAGACTCCGTTGCCGTTGTTGGCCTGGGTGGTGTCGGTATGTCCGCGATCATCACCGCCAAGGCTCTGGGCGTGAAGGAGATTGTGGGCATCGATATGCAGCAGGACAAGCTCGACAAGGCACTCGAGCTGGGCGCTACTTCCGTGATGACCTCCCCGGAGGCTGAGGAATCCGGCAAGCGATTCAACGCTGTGGTTGAGGCCGCCGGTCACCCGAAGGCCCTGGAGACCGCCTACAAGATCACCGGCCCGGGCGGCCTGACCGTCACCGTGGGGCTGCCTGCACCGGGTTCTATCACCGGTATTGACCCGCTCACGATGACCAGCGAGGCCCGCCGCGTCCACGGTAGCTACCTGGGTTCTTCCATCCCTACCGAAGACATCCCACGCTACGAGCAGCTGTGGCGCGAAGGAAAGCTCAATGCCGAAGGCCTGATTTCCTCCCACATCAAGCTCGAAGACATCAACGAAGCAATGGACAACCTCGAAGACGGCCTGGCCCTGCGCCAGATCATCGAATTCGACTAA